A stretch of Bacillota bacterium DNA encodes these proteins:
- a CDS encoding DUF3662 domain-containing protein, whose translation MKILDRIEDLIENLLEGVFRRNNPSPIQPIEIGRKLLKVMEGNKRVSIAKTYVPNQYQIYLNPNQLIEFESLKQTLAQELKGVLQQKAEKENLSFIGNLWINFTADPDLDLGAIRIEAGFLEQSESETGEFSVTAPQADFGHTQIFSIPDKIKKQAHLVIENHEHEYVHSLSGGRQSLGRSHKCDIVIKDQNVSRVHAWLESVDGQWKLIDNESTNGTFVNNQRIGEQVLQSGDQIRVGTTTIIFQDGE comes from the coding sequence ATGAAGATTCTTGACCGTATTGAGGATCTGATTGAAAATTTACTGGAAGGAGTATTTCGCAGAAATAATCCCAGTCCCATTCAGCCGATCGAGATCGGCAGGAAACTTTTAAAAGTTATGGAAGGCAATAAACGTGTCAGCATTGCTAAGACTTATGTGCCGAATCAGTATCAGATTTATCTCAATCCTAATCAGCTGATTGAATTTGAGTCCCTAAAGCAGACTCTTGCTCAGGAATTAAAAGGAGTTTTACAGCAAAAAGCCGAAAAAGAAAACTTAAGCTTTATTGGCAATTTATGGATCAATTTCACGGCAGATCCTGATTTGGATTTGGGTGCGATCCGTATCGAGGCTGGTTTTTTAGAACAGAGTGAAAGTGAGACCGGTGAGTTTTCGGTAACCGCACCCCAGGCTGATTTTGGTCACACGCAGATCTTTAGTATTCCAGATAAGATCAAAAAGCAGGCTCATCTAGTCATTGAGAACCATGAACATGAGTATGTCCATTCATTAAGCGGTGGACGGCAGAGCCTCGGCCGAAGCCACAAATGCGATATCGTTATTAAAGATCAGAACGTGAGCCGAGTCCACGCCTGGCTGGAGTCGGTGGACGGACAGTGGAAACTTATCGATAACGAAAGTACTAATGGCACTTTTGTCAATAACCAGCGGATTGGTGAGCAGGTATTACAAAGTGGAGATCAGATCCGAGTCGGAACTACCACCATCATTTTTCAGGATGGTGAATAA